In the genome of Desulfuromonas sp. DDH964, one region contains:
- the cmk gene encoding (d)CMP kinase, whose amino-acid sequence MTDKQPIIAIDGPSGAGKSTLSKLLARELGLVNIDTGAMYRCVALAAARRGIDPEDHARLGQLCGELRIDFCRSAAGERVLLDGEDVSLAIRTPEISLLTSRVAASPAVRQALVGLQQTLGRAGGVVLEGRDIGTVVFPRADAKFFLMASAEERGRRRFDELRARGVEVDLAQTIAEVRARDEADSDREHAPLLQAADAVVIDSTGKGIDAVLAEMLQIIEERTACARS is encoded by the coding sequence ATGACAGACAAGCAGCCAATCATTGCCATTGACGGCCCGTCCGGGGCCGGGAAGAGCACCTTGAGCAAGCTCCTGGCGCGCGAACTGGGGCTGGTCAATATCGATACCGGCGCCATGTATCGTTGTGTTGCTTTGGCGGCGGCACGGCGCGGCATTGACCCGGAAGATCATGCCCGCCTCGGTCAGCTCTGTGGCGAACTGCGCATCGATTTTTGCCGATCCGCCGCGGGGGAGCGGGTCCTCCTCGATGGGGAGGATGTCTCCCTGGCCATCCGCACTCCGGAGATCAGCCTGCTGACCTCCCGGGTGGCCGCTTCCCCCGCGGTTCGCCAGGCGCTGGTCGGACTGCAGCAGACCCTCGGCAGAGCCGGCGGCGTCGTTCTCGAAGGGCGGGATATCGGGACCGTGGTCTTCCCCCGCGCCGACGCCAAGTTCTTCCTGATGGCCAGCGCCGAAGAGCGCGGCCGCCGCCGTTTCGACGAGCTGCGCGCCCGGGGGGTGGAAGTCGACCTGGCACAGACTATTGCCGAGGTCCGGGCCCGGGACGAGGCCGACAGCGATCGCGAACATGCGCCGCTGCTGCAGGCTGCCGATGCCGTCGTCATCGATTCCACCGGCAAGGGGATCGACGCGGTGCTGGCGGAGATGCTGCAGATCATTGAGGAACGGACAGCGTGCGCCAGGTCCTGA
- a CDS encoding 30S ribosomal protein S1 has product MADNNSTFNQHDEAELMDDDKEFGEEMEQSFEDMFENSLKELKPGNVVTGTAVQVTSDTVVVDVGGKSEGVIPLSEFVDENGQMKVEVGDEFDVLIERTENENGLISLSKEKADRQKVWNALEEDAVVDGRIISRIKGGLSVDIGVSAFLPGSQVDLRPVRNLDKLIGETFQFKIIKLNKRRGNIVLSRRVLLEEQRESQRSVTLRTLEEGQVVEGVVKNLTDYGAFIDLGGIDGLLHITDMSWGRVNHPSDILAVGDKVNIKVLKFDREKERVSLGLKQITPDPWLDVDTKYPVGNKVTGKVVSLTDYGAFVELEEGIEGLIHVSEMSWTKRIKHPNKILNVGDEVESVVLALDIANRRISLGLKQVEPNPWDVIGEKFPMGTIIEGQVKNITDFGIFVGVDEGIDGLVHISDLSWTKRIKHPSELYKKGDLVKAVVLNIDRENERFSLGVKQLTPDPWSEIPKRYAPGTIIRGKVTSVTDFGIFLEVEEGIEGLIHVSEISKEKIDTPKSFANIGDELEAVVLHVDTVERKIALSIKHLADQKEKAEVDAFLGAQRNATSNLGDLLQGAIGKSNSEKGEE; this is encoded by the coding sequence ATGGCGGACAATAACAGTACTTTCAACCAGCATGACGAGGCCGAACTGATGGACGACGACAAAGAGTTCGGCGAAGAAATGGAACAGAGCTTCGAGGACATGTTCGAGAACAGCCTCAAGGAGCTCAAGCCGGGCAACGTCGTTACCGGCACAGCCGTTCAGGTCACATCGGATACCGTCGTTGTCGATGTCGGTGGCAAATCCGAGGGCGTGATTCCGCTCAGCGAATTCGTCGATGAAAACGGCCAGATGAAGGTCGAGGTCGGTGACGAATTCGATGTTCTGATCGAGCGCACCGAAAATGAAAACGGGCTGATCAGTCTCTCCAAGGAGAAGGCAGACCGGCAGAAGGTTTGGAACGCTCTCGAAGAGGATGCGGTCGTCGATGGCCGGATCATCTCCCGCATCAAGGGGGGCCTCTCGGTCGATATCGGCGTCAGCGCGTTTCTGCCTGGTTCCCAGGTCGATCTGCGCCCGGTTCGCAATCTCGACAAGCTGATCGGCGAGACCTTCCAGTTCAAAATCATCAAGCTCAACAAGCGACGCGGCAATATCGTCCTTTCCCGCCGGGTTCTGCTTGAGGAGCAGCGTGAGAGCCAGCGCAGCGTAACCCTGCGCACCCTCGAAGAGGGTCAGGTTGTCGAAGGCGTGGTCAAGAATCTTACCGATTACGGCGCCTTTATCGATCTTGGCGGCATTGACGGCCTGCTGCATATCACCGACATGTCCTGGGGGCGGGTCAATCACCCTTCGGATATCCTCGCCGTCGGCGACAAGGTTAACATCAAGGTCCTCAAATTCGATCGGGAGAAGGAACGCGTCTCCCTCGGGCTCAAGCAGATCACGCCTGACCCCTGGCTCGATGTTGACACCAAATACCCGGTGGGCAACAAGGTGACCGGCAAGGTCGTCAGCCTGACCGATTACGGTGCTTTCGTCGAACTCGAGGAAGGGATCGAAGGGCTGATCCACGTTTCGGAAATGAGCTGGACCAAGCGGATCAAGCATCCCAACAAGATCCTCAATGTCGGTGACGAAGTCGAGTCGGTCGTCCTGGCCCTCGATATTGCCAACCGCCGCATCTCCCTGGGCCTTAAGCAGGTCGAACCGAATCCCTGGGACGTCATCGGCGAGAAATTCCCGATGGGGACGATCATCGAGGGACAGGTGAAGAACATCACCGATTTCGGCATCTTTGTTGGTGTCGACGAGGGGATCGACGGGTTGGTGCATATCTCCGACCTCTCCTGGACCAAGCGCATCAAGCATCCCTCCGAGCTTTACAAGAAGGGGGACCTGGTCAAGGCCGTTGTTCTCAATATCGACCGTGAAAACGAGCGCTTCTCCCTTGGCGTCAAGCAGCTGACTCCCGATCCGTGGTCGGAAATCCCCAAGCGTTATGCGCCCGGGACGATTATTCGCGGCAAGGTGACCTCGGTCACCGACTTCGGGATCTTCCTGGAGGTTGAGGAGGGGATTGAAGGTTTGATCCACGTCTCCGAAATCAGCAAGGAGAAGATCGACACTCCCAAGTCGTTTGCCAATATCGGTGACGAGCTGGAAGCGGTCGTCCTGCATGTCGATACCGTTGAGCGCAAGATCGCGCTTTCGATCAAGCATCTCGCCGACCAGAAGGAAAAGGCGGAAGTCGACGCCTTCCTTGGCGCCCAGCGCAACGCCACCTCGAACCTCGGTGACCTTCTCCAGGGTGCCATTGGCAAGAGTAACAGCGAGAAGGGCGAAGAGTAA
- the aroA gene encoding 3-phosphoshikimate 1-carboxyvinyltransferase: METRTVKSVTGLRGEITVPGDKSISHRSIMLGSLARGTTVVRGFLHGEDNHSTLNAFRAMGVEVTEGEAGELRIAGLGLHGLKEPADVLDCGNSGTTIRLMTGLLAGQNFFSVLTGDRYLRKRPMKRVLNPLASMGARIWGRGGGDLAPLAIQGGSLRGTSYDSPIASAQVKSALLLAGLYAESETTVREPHLSRDHSERMLRYFGVDVRPFPGGVTLLPGQPLEGREVLVPGDISSAAFFLVAALITPGSELLIRNVGVNPTRSGIIDILQAMGGSIELLDPRELSGEPVADLLVRSSDLMGIEIGGEVVPRAIDEFPVVSVAAACARGVTTIRDARELRVKETDRIAAMTTELGKLGAQIVAREDGMEITGGSLLTGARVSSQGDHRIAMSMAVAGLVAKGGVTIEDTGCTATSFPTFWELLATAGN; the protein is encoded by the coding sequence ATGGAAACCCGCACTGTCAAATCGGTCACCGGCCTGCGCGGTGAAATCACCGTTCCCGGCGACAAGTCGATTTCCCATCGCTCGATCATGCTCGGCTCCCTCGCCCGGGGAACGACCGTCGTCAGGGGCTTTCTCCATGGCGAGGATAATCATTCGACCCTCAACGCCTTTCGTGCCATGGGTGTCGAGGTGACGGAAGGGGAGGCGGGCGAACTCCGCATTGCCGGTCTCGGCCTGCACGGCCTCAAGGAGCCGGCCGATGTCCTCGATTGCGGCAATTCCGGGACCACGATTCGCCTGATGACCGGCCTTCTCGCCGGCCAGAACTTCTTTTCGGTTCTCACCGGCGATCGCTACCTGCGCAAGCGGCCGATGAAGCGGGTGCTCAATCCCCTGGCCAGCATGGGAGCCCGGATCTGGGGGCGCGGCGGCGGCGACCTGGCGCCGCTGGCGATCCAGGGCGGCTCCCTGCGGGGGACCAGCTACGATTCACCGATTGCCAGTGCCCAGGTCAAGTCAGCGCTGCTCCTCGCCGGCCTCTACGCCGAAAGCGAGACGACGGTGCGCGAACCCCACCTGAGCCGGGATCACAGCGAACGAATGCTGCGCTACTTTGGCGTCGACGTGCGTCCCTTCCCCGGCGGGGTCACCCTTCTTCCCGGGCAACCCCTGGAGGGACGCGAAGTCCTGGTCCCCGGGGATATCTCTTCCGCGGCCTTTTTCCTGGTCGCGGCCCTGATCACTCCGGGTTCGGAGCTGCTGATCCGCAATGTCGGTGTCAATCCGACCCGCAGCGGGATCATCGACATCCTGCAGGCAATGGGAGGCTCCATCGAGCTGCTCGACCCGCGGGAACTCTCCGGCGAGCCGGTGGCCGACCTGCTGGTGCGCAGCAGCGACCTGATGGGGATCGAGATCGGCGGCGAGGTGGTGCCGCGGGCCATCGACGAATTCCCGGTCGTCAGTGTGGCAGCCGCCTGCGCCCGCGGTGTCACGACGATCCGCGACGCCCGCGAACTGCGGGTCAAGGAGACCGACCGCATCGCGGCCATGACCACCGAGCTTGGCAAGCTCGGCGCGCAGATCGTTGCGCGGGAGGACGGGATGGAGATTACCGGCGGCAGCCTGCTGACCGGAGCCCGCGTCTCTTCCCAGGGGGACCATCGCATCGCCATGAGCATGGCGGTTGCCGGACTGGTGGCAAAGGGAGGGGTGACGATCGAGGATACCGGCTGTACCGCCACCTCCTTCCCGACCTTCTGGGAGCTGCTGGCGACGGCGGGTAACTGA
- the ispH gene encoding 4-hydroxy-3-methylbut-2-enyl diphosphate reductase encodes MKIILAKSAGFCFGVKRATQMAFDAADQVERICSLGPIIHSPQMVRKLEEKGVRVVGRVEELEDTAVIIRSHGVTAEELESIVERELVVVDATCPFVKKAQDYAALLSREGYLVVLVGEKDHPEVQGIVSYARHGEVRVVADRFEAETLPRVARIGIVAQTTQSLENFQEVVAVCLQRSKELRIFNTICDATAVRQNEARQIAEKADLMLVIGGFNSANTNRLAQLCQELQPRTYHVETAEEIDAAWFSGVGTVGITAGASTPRWIIDEVVSRVETIAAGRA; translated from the coding sequence ATGAAGATCATCCTCGCCAAGAGCGCCGGTTTCTGCTTCGGTGTCAAGCGTGCGACGCAGATGGCCTTTGATGCCGCCGACCAGGTGGAACGCATCTGCTCCCTCGGCCCGATCATCCATTCTCCGCAAATGGTGCGCAAGCTGGAGGAGAAGGGGGTCAGGGTGGTCGGGCGGGTCGAGGAACTGGAGGATACCGCCGTCATTATCCGCTCCCACGGGGTGACCGCCGAGGAACTGGAGAGTATCGTCGAGCGGGAACTGGTCGTCGTCGATGCCACCTGTCCCTTCGTCAAGAAGGCCCAGGATTATGCGGCGCTGCTCAGCAGGGAAGGGTACCTGGTCGTCCTGGTCGGAGAAAAGGATCATCCCGAAGTCCAGGGTATTGTTTCCTACGCCCGTCATGGCGAGGTGCGGGTCGTGGCCGATCGTTTTGAGGCCGAGACCCTGCCGCGCGTCGCCCGGATCGGAATTGTCGCCCAGACCACCCAGTCCCTCGAAAATTTCCAGGAGGTGGTCGCGGTCTGCCTGCAGCGCAGCAAGGAGCTGCGGATTTTCAACACGATCTGCGATGCGACCGCGGTACGCCAGAACGAGGCCCGACAGATTGCGGAAAAAGCCGACCTGATGCTCGTCATCGGTGGCTTCAACAGTGCCAATACCAACCGCCTGGCCCAGCTCTGCCAGGAGCTGCAACCGCGCACCTATCATGTGGAAACTGCCGAAGAAATCGACGCCGCCTGGTTTTCCGGGGTCGGGACGGTCGGCATCACCGCCGGGGCTTCGACCCCGCGCTGGATCATTGACGAGGTGGTCTCCCGGGTCGAAACCATCGCCGCCGGACGGGCTTGA